ACTGTAGTTGGTTTGCCTATTTCATAAGCAACCAAACCGCATTCACTATGTAGGTTACTACCATTTAGgaaattgagggggtgggggggtgtacttGAGTTGCAGGAAGATGTGATTTAAATTATTTGCAACAGGGTAAGGAAGGATAAGCTTTGTTAGATTATTCAGAGATTTGGTTGAGAGAGAACCTAAAGTTTTGTGACTATGGTTATTTGGGAATGCCCCCATTAGAGACATGGACTCTTCAGTAGATAGCGGATTGAGGATCTTACGTACTTGAAAAATAAATACAGCGCTGGCCTGTAGGTCTAAAAGTTGCCTCACACATTGTCTGTGCCCCGTCCTACCCAAACGAATGATACCTGACTGCAGGATAGACCGGAGCTGACAGCTTTCACATAGGCATgagtgttaggaaagttactacctACCATTCTCCTCTGGTTGCTCAGACAGAAGGTGCAGATCTGTTTGGGCTGGTTGCTCTCTGTCTCGGTGACCCTGCTGCCAGGGTAGTAGCAGGATGTGCTCGTGTGACAGGGTTGTCCATCGCCAGCCTCTCCCAGCAGCAACACGTTGCCCAGGTGCGAGATGTAACTGGAAGCCAAGCGCAGGGTCTCTATTTTGGATAGTTTCCTGTCGGCAGGCTCGGTGGGAATGAGGGTCCTGAGCGCTGTGAATGCCGTGTTGACGCTGTtggtcctgtctctctccctggcaTTTGCGGCTTGTCTCTGTCTAATGACTCCCGGCACCCTGGCTTTCCTCTTCCTCTTTCCTCCTGCACCATAAGGTCCCAGACTGAAGGATGTCTCCGAACCTGAGCTCTCACTGTCGAGTTCTTCATCTCCTTCTGACAGCATGCTGATCTCCGGGTAGAGGCAGCGGCTAGGGACAGATCTTAGCATGGCAAAAGACATTTGTGCACAGATGGGAATTAGTTCACCCAGCACGTCTCCCTTCACGTTTTCCCCTTTAATTTTTATTTCCCCTCGAAACCCAGAGGATGAGATCCAATAAAATGAGTTTCAGCAATTCATACTGAGGACACCCGTGTTCTCCTctcccttcctctccccaccaAGATAATTGTCTTTCACCCCTGATCTGTATCTTGCACTTTGTTTTGTTACTGCCTGCCTCTGCCTATGCCTCTtacctttcctctctctttctctctctctccccctctgtatctttctctgcctCTTTTCAAGTGTTTCAGGCTTTGCTGAGATCAGGTTTTTATAACTAGGAGGCGGGACCCAGTTGGAGGGCGTTCTAGGGAGACCTCTGAAATACTTCTTTTATTTTAACCCTTTCCCAGGGCTTCCCTCAGCCCTGGGGCATTTCACGTGCATCTGTGATCACAGACTCAGTTGGGGATGTGATAAAACAGCATCTCCTGTCCAGATCACAGCCGGCAAATTTGCTTCAGATCAATCCCCCTCTGTAAAAACATACATTTATTCAAAGAATTTTAAACCATAGTACCAGGCAAACTAACTTTTTAAACTCGTACTGTTTTTTGTCTCTCATCCAACTTCCTGCTCACTCGCAATATTCTTCCATCCATCTTAGTGTCCCGTTCctgctcactctctgtcccttttaatatcccacccagtctaatctccttcttccccctcactccctgcaccctctaatatcccactcagtctcatcccactctctcctgcactctttttAAGATCCTTGTGGTACTGACCCTAACTCACTTGTGTCTGCCATTTACCACCAGGATCATCTTGGTGCCCTGTTCATTGTATGCAGTGGCTGAGTTGAAATGATGAACAGGTTAAATGGAAACAGTGTTGAGCCGTATATCACTGAGTGGCTCTGATGTCATGTGCTGAGAGGTTTCCCCATGCTTTCCAGCCTATTCACAATGTGatgctagctctctctctctctctctcgctctcgtccTCTCTCTCGGCCTGACAGATCTTGCTCAGCATTGCATTAGTTTGGAGCAGTtcagcatttgttgctcacccTGAACCGAGTGActattttagagggcagttaagagttgccattattgaatgggagagcaggcttgagggccgagtggcctatcctTATTCCTAATTTGTATATTGTATTTGTTGCTCCCTTTACTGATGATTTGATGCAGCAATCCTGATGAGTGCAACACAAAAAACGTTGATAGTTATGTCTCTTTGTTTCAACAGAACCAAACTGGGATTATTTTTATTTAAATGTTTTCTTTCATAGGCTGTGGGCGGTACTGGTAGGGCATTTCTTGCCCACTCTAAATTgcgcttgaactgagtggctcgctcgaCCATTTAGAGGGCATTTGACAGTgggccacattgctgtagatctggagtcacatgtaggtcagacctaaGTAAGGTCAgcggatttccttcccgaaagaacatcAGTTCACCAGTTGGATTTCTACAACAATCTATAATGGTTTCATGTCCACCATTACTGACTAACTAACTGATTACTGAGACTAGCTATATAGTccagattaattaattgaatttaaattccaccagctgccatggtgggatttgaacccacatccccagagTGTTCgggcggcatgctggcacagtggttagcactgctgcctcacagcaccagggacctgtgttcgattccggtcttgggtgactgtgtggaggttgtgcattctctccgtgtctgcgtgggtttcctccgggtgctccagcttcctcccatagtccaaacaagtgcaggttaggtggattgccatggtcAGTGCACAGGGttctggggatagtgcgggggggaatGAGCTTACGtagagtgcactttcagagggtcggtgcagacttgatgggctgaatggccctcttctgcactgtagagattctatggattctatgtggCTTGAGCCACTGGTCCAGTgactttttatttttaaaacaaatgcTCAGTTGAAAATGTTTGTTGAAGTTTCTGACTCTGACTGTTCCCCTCCCTGCCATGCTGCCTCCGTTCAGACCCCTCAGCCGCCATCTCTTCATATTTTCACAAAAGCATGTGGCTCATCCATGACATGGTTCAGTGGCCAGCTGCATTCCAGGTTCAGTCATTGTGGGACAAACCAGTGGCAGAGGGTCCTATAGCTTGAGTTAGATATACGGGCAGTTGGCCAGGGTTCCCGCAGAGAATGGCAATGGGGTGACCTCTGCTCTTGTTTGAACTTCAAATGAACATTGACTGGGGTTCGTTGCGATTAGCCCCTTGGCCAAAAGGCCTGCAGGCCATTGAGGCTTACAAGTTAAAAGAATAACAGACTGAGCTGTACAAGAAGGCACCGAGGTTAGTCCTAACGAAGAGTTGGCAGTATGAGATAAAAGGGGTAATGGTCAAGGGGAGATAGAGGAAATGGTGCTCGCTGTCTGTCAGATTCTGACATGACATGAAAAACTAGTTTGTTCCCACTCTGATAATCAAGTTACCTGATGGTAGTGGGCGATCCGATCCGGGGTAATTGGGGATCCTGAGAGAGATGATCGGGGGAGTAAGGAAATCGGTAATAGGGCTGCTTTCACGTTGAAATTGCAAAACAATGGAGACGTCACATCTGGGAAAGTCATTGGAATATATGAAACGGTAAGTGCATTCGGAATGATATCCACAGTGGGAGCTGGACAGTATGGAGCTGTCTCTCTTTTTTAACATTTTCGCATCAGAACACATGATACTATTCAGTGGCTGCCTGTCGCTTCTTCaaaaaaagtatatatttttaaaaaatccttcatACCTCTGCACTTTATTTTAAGACCTCTCTAGAAAGCTCCGTAAGCTGACCTGACCTGAGATACTGTGTTTGAAGGACCAGGTTCCGGTGGTGTATTGCAGACTCTGCTCAGCACCTGTTCCTCTTCGATTCACCATAGTTCCCCTTGGGGACTTCATGTTTAAAGAGGCCCAAGAGGCTGAGATGTAGACTTTCTTCCTCTAAAGCTCAGTTTTCACATTTGATCTCCTGATTTATGTCTTCCTTGT
The genomic region above belongs to Scyliorhinus torazame isolate Kashiwa2021f chromosome 6, sScyTor2.1, whole genome shotgun sequence and contains:
- the scxa gene encoding basic helix-loop-helix transcription factor scleraxis, translated to MSFAMLRSVPSRCLYPEISMLSEGDEELDSESSGSETSFSLGPYGAGGKRKRKARVPGVIRQRQAANARERDRTNSVNTAFTALRTLIPTEPADRKLSKIETLRLASSYISHLGNVLLLGEAGDGQPCHTSTSCYYPGSRVTETESNQPKQICTFCLSNQRRMNKDRDRKSTIRS